TAGACACGATCAACCGCTACAGCCCATCAATACTCAGGTTTGATCTCCGCCATCAGGTCTTATGGGATGGCTGTGATCTGCATGTATTAAGTGCTGGGTATATCGTTTATAACGGTCGAGTAACTTTTTTTGAAGGTCTAGAGGGCTCTTAGCGTCATGAAGATCGGATAGATTTTCATAAGTGCTATTTCGCAGAAGACTTGGTGTTAAATTGTATTGTGTCGATCGCTCTCCCCTGAAATAGAATCGACCGCGAAGTGAGGAGTGATCGGATTTCTTCCCAATAGCGTCCATCCAATCAAAGAATACTTCACTCGAAATTATATACCTTTGTCCTATTGGTATTTCCTGACTGTCGTCTGTGATAAGCTTTTTCGCAGATCTTAGACTGAGCCGCTTAGCTTTTCGAAAAAGCTTATTGTCATCGGGACTCTCAAGGTAAGCATAGGGATTTGGTTTTCGAGACTTCATTAATGGCATATGATTTTTGATAACAGTTCCCGTTATACACACACAAACCGTCGTGATAACACGGAATATTCGCCGTGCTGTATCTTTCGATTTTATGGCGTAACATGTTGAATACGAAAAATTTCAGTGTTGCTGGCAGCATGATATTGAAAATTTCTAAAACGATGCTGCCGTAGGTCGAGGCTTTTATGGCTCATAGGTTCGATCTTATCGGGCAGCTTTGGGATTTCGTATTCTGCCTCTTGGTGGATTGTATCTCAAATGTCGGGTGGCTGGGCAATCCGCCCTCAGTTATGAAGCGTGCGCTTTTAGGACTGTTCCGTCTCCAATTCTTGAATGAGTTGCCCGGTGGGAATCAAGGGTTTGCTTGCTGGATTCAAGCCTTTCGTTCTGAGGGCGACTATGCATCTTCAAGCTTATGACAATCGATTCTTGCGTGCGCGAAATTTTGGATGAAATTGTGGCGATCCGCCGCGATTTGCATGCGCATCCAGAAACGGCTTATGAGGAAGAGCGTACGGCCGGAATTATTGCGGCAGAGCTACGTCAGATTCCCTTGATGGAAGTGGAAGAGGGCGTCGGGGACACGCCGGGCGTGGTGGGCGTGTTGAGGCGTGATCTGCCGGGGCCTTGTGTGGGCTTGCGTGCCGACATGGATGCCTTGGCTATGGAGGATGCCTGCGGTCAGGAGTGGGCATCCACGATCACGGGGAAGGCGCACACTTGTGGGCATGATGGACACACTGCGGCCTTGATTGGCGCCGCCCGTGTGCTGGGTGTGTTGCAAGAGCGACTCATGCATCCGGTAAAATTTATCTTTCAGCCTGCCGAAGAGGGCGGCGCTGGGGCAGAACGCTTATGCAAGGCGGGCGTGCTTAAAGATCCAGATGTGGCGGTAATTTACGGAATGCATGGTTGGCCTTGGTTACCGAAGGGCACGGTCGGCGTGGCGAGTGGGCCGATCTTGGCCGCTTCCACGAGTATGGAAATTACCATAACTGGGCGCGGCGGTCATGCGGCTATGCCTCACCAAACGGTGGACCCGGTGTATGTGTCTGCTCAAGTGATTACCGCTCTCCAAAGTATTATATCCCGCAACTTGAACCCGTGGGAGCCTGGAGTCATTTCCGTCTGCAAAGTCGACGCAGGTTCAGCTTTCAATGTCATTCCTGATTCGGTGCACATGCTCGGGACCGTCCGGGCATTATCGAATGAAACGAGCGACTTCCTATTTGATCGCATTCGCGAGACGGTTGGACAGGTGGCAGCAGCCTTCGGAGCTTATGGCGAGGTGACGTTTGACGATCCTTATCCGGCGACGGTGAACCACCCGAGTGCGCTCAAGGCTTTCAAGCAGTCTATCAAGCCAGAGAAAGTCAAAGTGCAGAAAGTAGAGCCGGTGATGGGCGGCGAGGATTTTTCGTTCTACGGTCAACAGATCCCGGCAAATTTCTGGTTTCTCGGCGTGCAAGATCCTGAGGCTGCCGAGACCCCACTGCTCCACCAGCCTGCTTACGATTTTCCCGATGATCAACTCGGTCTCGCCATTAAGCTCCATGCGCGCTCGGCCCTGGGAAAAGTGGACGGGGTTTAGGGCGGTTATTTCAATCGGAGCTGTGGCCAAAAGCCGACGGAGCGGCTTCCCTACAGCTGGATGCAAGCGCTCTTATTATTCGCCTAACCGAGGCATGGATCGGGCGATAGCCGCTGCATACCCATCGGGCAGCCCATGTCTATCGGCGATTGATGGCCAGAGACCGACAGCCGCTTTTACGCTATCTAGGATCTCATCAATGCGTTTCGCTGATATGGAAAAGATGCGTCCGATGTCTTGAAAATGAGCGCGGTCGATACGATGGCCTCTTCCCCCAATCAGCATCCAATTACGACCCAAGGTATTGTCACAGAACACCAGGTCGTATGCAGGAGAAATGCGCCAGCTGTCATCGTAGAGAAATGAGAAGTTCTTGGCATGATCGTCACGGTTGTGGGCGAGGAAGTTAAACACCATGCGCCGAAACTGTTCTTCCACATCGCGTTGGTTCTTTGTCAGGGCGTAGGTGGTCCTGAGTAGATGGGCATAATCGTTTTCGGGGCTTTTGAAATCGAGGTGTTGCATTGATGCATAGGTGTGTAGGTGGATCCTTGAGTTGGGGTTTGTTGGCCTGCGATCGAAGCGGCGTATGGCAAAGTGGTGGCCGCCCTGCTCGTCCTGAATAAGTCGAGTTTCCGGAACTAGGATCCCTGCTTCTTCGGCTATTTCAAAATAGGCATGTTCCAGTTTTCCTTGGTTGTCATCAGGTCCAGCTGCGAACTTCAAAATCCAGGGTTCAAATCCGGGCGGGATCTCATCGCTTCCAGTGCACACACATTTTCCATCATCGCTAATCGCGACGAGCATCTTCGGCTGCGCACCTCCCGCTGTTGCTCCGGAGATCATAAGGCTGCTGTCTAACCGTTCATTATTATCCTGATGAGATAGGATGTGGTGTGCGGACCGAGCGGCTGACGCAATATTCACTGGGTCTGATTTATCGATCGGTCCCTCGCTCGGTTCGAAAGTGAGTGCGCCCATCGTCTTATTACCCAAATGAGCCAGCAATCTCACGAGTGACGGGCGTTTGTGTCCTGCTTCTTCGAAGCGCCGCATAAGCACCGACATGCCAAACTTATCTGGTAGCGCGTCTTCAAACAGACCGGGTAGGACTCGGCCCGTCCCCCAGTGCTTCGGGCCGAAAACCCCTGGCTTGAGTGACAGATGAAAGGGCGAGAGATCGATGCCGTTGCGCAGCCAGAGCACATCATACTCGAAAAAATTTCCAGAGTCAGTCTCGAGGATCTGTCCTACGCGTTGATCTCCCAGAAATACATTGAGTCTAAAGGCCATCGATATCGTCTAGGCTTTCGTATTCTGGGTCAGGAAAAAGCTCTTGGAGTGGCGCAAAGCTTCCCAAGACGCCAACAATCTTCAAGAAGTTCTCAAGTGAGGTTTGGCCGGTCGATTCGAAGAGGCGGTAGGTGGAATAGGGTATGCCGGTACGTTCGGACATGTCCTGTTGGGTCCAGCGGGCGTGCTTGCGCGCGCGTTTTACATCCGCAGATAATCGGGCTTGGACTTCTGTTGGAGTGAAGAG
The sequence above is drawn from the Opitutales bacterium genome and encodes:
- a CDS encoding amidohydrolase, giving the protein MTIDSCVREILDEIVAIRRDLHAHPETAYEEERTAGIIAAELRQIPLMEVEEGVGDTPGVVGVLRRDLPGPCVGLRADMDALAMEDACGQEWASTITGKAHTCGHDGHTAALIGAARVLGVLQERLMHPVKFIFQPAEEGGAGAERLCKAGVLKDPDVAVIYGMHGWPWLPKGTVGVASGPILAASTSMEITITGRGGHAAMPHQTVDPVYVSAQVITALQSIISRNLNPWEPGVISVCKVDAGSAFNVIPDSVHMLGTVRALSNETSDFLFDRIRETVGQVAAAFGAYGEVTFDDPYPATVNHPSALKAFKQSIKPEKVKVQKVEPVMGGEDFSFYGQQIPANFWFLGVQDPEAAETPLLHQPAYDFPDDQLGLAIKLHARSALGKVDGV
- a CDS encoding helix-turn-helix transcriptional regulator, coding for MNLFTPTEVQARLSADVKRARKHARWTQQDMSERTGIPYSTYRLFESTGQTSLENFLKIVGVLGSFAPLQELFPDPEYESLDDIDGL
- a CDS encoding type II toxin-antitoxin system HipA family toxin; translation: MAFRLNVFLGDQRVGQILETDSGNFFEYDVLWLRNGIDLSPFHLSLKPGVFGPKHWGTGRVLPGLFEDALPDKFGMSVLMRRFEEAGHKRPSLVRLLAHLGNKTMGALTFEPSEGPIDKSDPVNIASAARSAHHILSHQDNNERLDSSLMISGATAGGAQPKMLVAISDDGKCVCTGSDEIPPGFEPWILKFAAGPDDNQGKLEHAYFEIAEEAGILVPETRLIQDEQGGHHFAIRRFDRRPTNPNSRIHLHTYASMQHLDFKSPENDYAHLLRTTYALTKNQRDVEEQFRRMVFNFLAHNRDDHAKNFSFLYDDSWRISPAYDLVFCDNTLGRNWMLIGGRGHRIDRAHFQDIGRIFSISAKRIDEILDSVKAAVGLWPSIADRHGLPDGYAAAIARSMPRLGE